Part of the Phycisphaerales bacterium genome, GCTCCGCGGCATCCCGATGATCGCCGTTGCCGGCAACCACGACGCCCGCGTGCTGCCCCGGCTGGCCGACGCCATCGACGGGCTCACGCTGCTCGGCCCGGGCGGCACGTGGCAGGGCCGCACCATCGATACGGCGATCGGGGGCGTCGAGGTTTTGGGCTGGAGCTTCCCGGCCCCCCACTGCAACAACTCGCCCTTCGAGACGCCTCCGCCGCCGAGATATGGCCCGCGCGTCGGCTTACTGCACGGCGACGTCGATGTTCCCAAGAGCGTGTATGCACCATTCCGCCCGGCCGACCTGCGTGAGCACGCTGCCGACGCCTGGTTGCTCGGCCACGTACACGTGCCGTCGCACGAACGCCTCGGAAGCAGTGCCCCCAGCGGCTACCTCGGCAGCGCCTGCGGGCTCGACCCGGGAGAGCCCGGCGCCCGTGGCGCCTGGCTGGTACGACTCGACGGGTCGCGTACGTCGCTTGAGCACCGCCCGCTCGCACCGATCGCATGGGCCAACGTCATGGTCGAATGCGGCGCGCTCGATTCCGCGTCGCTCGACGTGGCTCTCCAGCGCGAGGCCGAGAACGCAGCATCGGAGTTCCCCGGCGCATCGGCCATCGGCGTGCGCATGACGCTCATCGGCGAGAACGAGGCCTGGCGAGATCTCCACGCGAAGGCCCGTTCGGTCGACGTCTCAAGGCCCTGGCACTACGCCGGTAGCTGGGTGTTCATCGATGAAGTAGTCACGCGTGTCACGCCGCCGCTGCCGCTCGAGCAACTCGCCGCGGAGCGCACCGCCGCCGGCCGCATCGCGGGGCTCATCCTCGACCTGCAGCGCGGCGAAGCCGACGCGCTGGTTGGCACCGCGACCGACGAGTTCGCCACGATCGCGAGCAACCGATACCTCCGCCCGCCGGACCTCGGCGAGCGGAGCTTCGTGCTGCCCGATGCACGGGAGACGCTCGTACGCGAAGCGCGTGCGATGCTGGGCGAGTTGCTCGCCCAACGCGGCGAGGAGGACGGCTGATGCGCGTGCAACGCATCGACATCCTCGCCAGCAAGGGCATCAACCCCGGGTTCGACGTCGACGGCTTCGATGCGCACCTGACGATCATCGAAGGCCGAAACGAGTCTG contains:
- a CDS encoding DNA repair exonuclease, giving the protein MAEARFLAAADLHLGRTIASLPDALRDRARELGPFGALERMVDLARRERVDAVLLAGDVVDDDGAYFEVFAALQDAVAKLRGIPMIAVAGNHDARVLPRLADAIDGLTLLGPGGTWQGRTIDTAIGGVEVLGWSFPAPHCNNSPFETPPPPRYGPRVGLLHGDVDVPKSVYAPFRPADLREHAADAWLLGHVHVPSHERLGSSAPSGYLGSACGLDPGEPGARGAWLVRLDGSRTSLEHRPLAPIAWANVMVECGALDSASLDVALQREAENAASEFPGASAIGVRMTLIGENEAWRDLHAKARSVDVSRPWHYAGSWVFIDEVVTRVTPPLPLEQLAAERTAAGRIAGLILDLQRGEADALVGTATDEFATIASNRYLRPPDLGERSFVLPDARETLVREARAMLGELLAQRGEEDG